From Algoriphagus sp. NG3, the proteins below share one genomic window:
- a CDS encoding glycosyltransferase family 2 protein, translated as MSKPQISVVITVYNEEDNIQPLLQATYSALEPIDYEVILIEDGSTDRTVAEVKKYANSRTKLIIFNRNFGQTTALAAGIDMATGEYIATMDGDLQNDPTDIPVMLQKAIDEEWDVVAGRRANRKDGFVLRKIPSKIANWVIRNSTKVYLNDYGCTLRVYKAEIAQGMGLYGELHRFIPVLAKQQGARMTELDVKHHPRIHGESKYGLSRTFKVMSDLILMLFFQKYFQRPIHLFGGIGIISFLIGFLINLYLLILKILGEDIWGRPLMILGIILLLGGIQFVTTGIIAEIIVRTYFESQNKKTYTIKSVFHGSVDSPIPIPQQSTEAQ; from the coding sequence ATGTCCAAGCCACAGATTTCCGTAGTAATCACTGTTTATAATGAGGAAGATAATATTCAGCCGCTTCTGCAGGCCACTTATTCAGCCTTGGAGCCAATAGATTATGAAGTGATTCTGATCGAGGATGGCTCTACTGACCGGACTGTGGCAGAGGTGAAAAAGTATGCAAATAGCCGCACCAAACTGATTATTTTCAACCGGAACTTTGGGCAGACTACCGCCCTTGCGGCAGGTATAGACATGGCAACAGGTGAATACATTGCCACGATGGACGGTGATCTTCAAAATGACCCGACTGATATCCCTGTGATGCTACAGAAGGCTATTGATGAAGAGTGGGATGTGGTTGCAGGCCGCCGGGCAAATAGGAAAGACGGTTTTGTGCTTCGCAAGATCCCCAGTAAAATCGCCAACTGGGTAATCCGAAACAGTACCAAAGTATACCTGAATGACTACGGCTGTACACTTCGCGTATATAAAGCTGAGATCGCCCAAGGAATGGGCTTATATGGTGAACTCCACAGGTTTATTCCGGTTCTGGCGAAGCAGCAAGGTGCCCGGATGACTGAATTGGATGTGAAGCACCACCCCCGGATCCATGGAGAATCCAAGTATGGTCTAAGCCGCACATTCAAAGTGATGTCAGACCTGATCCTGATGCTGTTTTTCCAAAAGTATTTTCAGCGCCCAATTCACCTGTTTGGAGGAATAGGCATCATTTCATTTTTGATTGGCTTCTTGATCAATTTATATCTTCTCATCCTGAAGATTTTGGGAGAAGATATCTGGGGCAGGCCACTGATGATTCTAGGGATTATCCTGCTGCTGGGTGGTATACAGTTTGTCACTACAGGGATCATAGCAGAAATCATCGTCCGCACCTATTTCGAATCCCAGAACAAGAAGACTTATACCATCAAGTCTGTATTTCATGGCTCTGTTGATTCTCCCATCCCAATCCCGCAGCAGTCCACGGAAGCGCAATAA
- a CDS encoding ArnT family glycosyltransferase, whose translation MQKSSNYAMYFWLVTIALVIAKVIFTLRPEIDLFTEEAQYWLWSENMAWHYYSKPPLVAALNYLSTGVFGNTELAVRLNAILCGVGISWVAFLFGRHLYSPKVGFSSAMILQAMPMWWLASTFHMTDSALSFFWIAAVYFAFRGIQERRLNFWIVAGLATAFGLMAKMVMILIFPFLLIFLVYSKQWKGQERNLLIYSLISLIGFAPMLIWNWQNDFDTFKHLAALGGGGGRESSVFDAGKAFRQFLEYIAGQLAMVSVFLLPLFIGFLLRSKLSSSPKSIYLLLAPVMSWAGFAFLSFFTAIEVNWPVFAYSTLAIPLAAWVCSQSLAWQKTKNWGIGLSIGLPLLFMLPDLTYIKSIKPIKKAEKSAFRRMAGYDPLAKRLHSLQDSLGLRDAFIFSETYHMASELSFYLSGHPQTYMLNMGARKSQFDLWPGLEQFICQERVGIFVSWNFDSPGEFASFEELIYEEELPVTFRDEPLRTAKIQVWRKLKHFNPYLPDRY comes from the coding sequence ATGCAGAAGTCATCTAATTACGCCATGTACTTTTGGCTAGTCACCATAGCGTTGGTCATAGCCAAAGTCATATTTACACTGAGACCGGAAATAGATCTTTTCACCGAGGAAGCTCAGTATTGGTTATGGTCAGAGAACATGGCGTGGCATTATTACTCCAAACCTCCTTTGGTCGCTGCACTGAATTACTTGAGTACCGGAGTTTTTGGCAATACCGAGCTCGCAGTCCGCCTCAATGCGATTCTTTGTGGCGTAGGGATTTCCTGGGTAGCTTTTTTATTTGGAAGGCACTTATATTCTCCAAAAGTCGGGTTTTCGTCAGCAATGATACTGCAGGCTATGCCTATGTGGTGGCTTGCCTCCACATTTCACATGACGGACAGCGCTCTTTCATTTTTTTGGATTGCGGCAGTTTATTTTGCTTTTCGTGGCATTCAGGAGCGAAGGCTAAATTTCTGGATTGTAGCCGGATTGGCCACCGCCTTTGGCTTGATGGCCAAGATGGTGATGATCCTTATATTTCCCTTTCTGCTTATTTTTCTTGTGTATTCCAAACAATGGAAAGGCCAGGAACGCAACTTGCTGATTTATTCTTTAATCAGCCTCATAGGTTTTGCACCCATGCTTATCTGGAACTGGCAAAATGACTTCGACACTTTTAAGCATTTGGCCGCTCTAGGGGGCGGTGGGGGTAGGGAATCTTCTGTATTTGATGCAGGAAAAGCCTTCAGGCAGTTTTTGGAATATATTGCAGGACAACTCGCAATGGTATCAGTTTTTTTGCTGCCTCTTTTCATAGGCTTCTTGTTACGCTCCAAACTTAGTAGCAGCCCTAAGTCTATTTACCTGCTTCTTGCCCCGGTGATGTCTTGGGCAGGGTTTGCATTTTTGAGCTTCTTCACCGCCATAGAAGTGAATTGGCCGGTATTCGCTTACAGCACGCTGGCCATTCCTCTAGCCGCATGGGTTTGCTCACAAAGTCTAGCCTGGCAAAAAACCAAAAACTGGGGAATTGGATTAAGTATAGGCTTGCCCCTGCTTTTTATGCTTCCGGACTTGACTTATATCAAAAGTATAAAACCCATCAAAAAAGCGGAGAAATCAGCTTTTAGGCGAATGGCAGGATACGACCCCTTGGCTAAGAGACTTCATTCACTTCAGGACAGTCTTGGTTTAAGGGATGCATTCATATTCTCGGAGACCTACCACATGGCTTCCGAACTCTCCTTCTATCTATCTGGGCATCCCCAAACGTATATGCTGAATATGGGCGCCAGAAAAAGCCAGTTTGATCTTTGGCCAGGATTGGAACAGTTTATTTGTCAGGAAAGAGTAGGCATATTCGTCAGCTGGAATTTCGATTCACCGGGCGAATTTGCAAGTTTCGAAGAGCTGATCTATGAAGAGGAGCTGCCTGTCACTTTCAGGGATGAACCTTTAAGAACTGCTAAAATCCAGGTCTGGAGAAAATTAAAGCACTTTAATCCCTATCTGCCTGACAGGTATTGA
- a CDS encoding rhodanese-related sulfurtransferase has protein sequence MENNTHQILLYYCYAKIENPEEYREQHHLFCIENNIRGRIIISDEGLNGTVSGLIEDCEKYMAYIHADPRFAKTEFKIDLHDKHAFAKIHVRYKPEIVHSALRHLDPNVRTGKHLNPEEFKKLKDQEDVVILDVRSNYEHELGRFKNAVTLDIDNFRDFPDKVKELEHLKTKKVLTYCTGGIKCEKASAFLLEQGFEDVYQLHGGIIKYGMEAGGEDFEGKCYVFDNRIAVDVNKVNPKIVSTCHVCGTPSDRMVNCANSTCNAHIPLCEKCGWEMEGTCSTSCKENPNKRVYDGTGYYQKNTNGYNPYKGLNRKAKEKSNA, from the coding sequence ATGGAAAACAACACGCATCAAATCCTCCTTTATTACTGCTACGCTAAAATTGAAAACCCTGAAGAATACCGTGAGCAGCATCATCTTTTCTGCATAGAAAACAATATCCGGGGCCGGATCATCATCTCAGACGAGGGGCTGAACGGAACCGTGTCAGGCCTGATCGAAGACTGTGAAAAATACATGGCTTATATTCACGCGGATCCTCGTTTTGCCAAGACAGAATTTAAAATCGACTTGCACGACAAGCATGCCTTTGCAAAAATCCACGTACGGTACAAGCCGGAGATTGTCCATAGTGCTCTGAGACACTTAGACCCAAATGTGAGGACAGGTAAGCATCTTAACCCGGAAGAATTTAAGAAATTGAAGGATCAGGAAGATGTGGTGATTTTGGATGTACGCTCGAATTATGAACACGAGCTAGGTCGTTTTAAAAATGCGGTCACCCTGGACATTGATAATTTCCGGGATTTTCCAGATAAGGTAAAAGAGCTGGAGCACCTGAAAACCAAGAAAGTATTGACCTATTGCACTGGTGGTATCAAATGCGAGAAAGCCTCAGCTTTTCTACTTGAACAAGGTTTTGAAGATGTATATCAGCTTCATGGAGGAATTATCAAGTACGGCATGGAAGCCGGGGGAGAGGATTTTGAAGGCAAATGCTATGTGTTTGACAACAGAATCGCTGTGGATGTCAATAAAGTAAATCCGAAGATTGTTTCTACCTGCCATGTGTGCGGTACTCCCTCAGACCGCATGGTAAACTGTGCCAATTCCACCTGCAATGCCCATATCCCGCTATGTGAAAAATGCGGATGGGAAATGGAAGGAACTTGCTCAACATCCTGTAAAGAAAACCCTAACAAAAGGGTATATGATGGGACTGGCTACTACCAGAAAAATACGAATGGCTATAATCCGTACAAAGGACTAAATCGTAAAGCCAAAGAAAAATCAAATGCTTAA
- a CDS encoding ATP-binding protein, giving the protein MIIRELILKLQELMPDFPAIAILGPRQVGKTTLAQELVKNIDPQSIYLDLESPSDRSKLAEPEQYFDLHEGRLIILDEIQRMPDLFPLLRGAIDQRRRKGLRSCQFLILGSASLDLIRQSSESLAGRIAYEELSGFNVLEVDLVEDHPEKLWLRGGFPDSFLASTDKSSMTWRGNFITTYLERDISQIAQFVPANRLRRLWTMLAHQQGQLINFSKLGSSLDLTSPTVKSYVEMLEDLLLIRSLRPWLVNVGKRLVKTPKVYIRDSGITHALLNLTKLDDLLSHPVVGGSWEGFIIENIISVLPKGTEYGFYRTTAGAELDFVFSLSGKVWAIEIKRTLSPKLSKGFLNAVEDIQASHKYFVYAGKDTFPMGSGTFAIGLIDIMLKLKAS; this is encoded by the coding sequence ATGATTATACGTGAGTTGATTCTTAAACTCCAAGAACTCATGCCGGATTTTCCGGCAATAGCTATTCTTGGGCCACGCCAAGTAGGAAAAACTACTTTGGCTCAGGAGCTTGTGAAGAACATAGATCCTCAGTCTATTTATTTGGATTTGGAAAGTCCCTCTGACCGAAGCAAGCTTGCCGAACCTGAGCAGTATTTTGATCTTCACGAGGGACGTTTGATCATTCTGGATGAAATTCAGCGTATGCCTGATCTGTTCCCCTTATTGCGCGGAGCAATTGACCAAAGAAGAAGGAAAGGCTTGCGGTCATGCCAATTTTTGATTTTAGGCTCTGCATCATTGGATTTGATCCGACAATCTTCCGAATCGCTAGCGGGAAGAATAGCATATGAAGAACTTTCCGGATTCAATGTTTTAGAAGTCGATTTGGTTGAAGACCACCCGGAAAAGCTATGGCTACGGGGAGGTTTTCCGGATAGCTTTCTGGCAAGCACAGATAAATCCAGCATGACTTGGAGAGGGAATTTCATTACTACCTATTTGGAAAGAGACATTTCGCAGATTGCGCAATTTGTGCCGGCAAATCGTCTTCGCCGTCTTTGGACTATGCTTGCTCATCAGCAAGGTCAACTGATCAATTTTTCCAAACTTGGATCAAGCCTTGATCTAACTTCACCAACTGTGAAAAGTTACGTGGAAATGCTTGAGGATCTTTTATTGATTCGTTCTCTTAGGCCATGGCTGGTGAATGTGGGGAAGCGTTTGGTGAAAACTCCCAAAGTTTACATTAGGGATTCCGGAATAACACATGCTTTGTTGAATTTGACCAAATTGGATGACTTGCTCAGTCACCCCGTTGTGGGAGGTAGTTGGGAAGGGTTTATCATTGAAAATATCATTTCGGTTTTGCCAAAAGGCACTGAATACGGATTTTATAGAACTACGGCAGGTGCTGAACTTGATTTTGTGTTTAGCTTGAGCGGTAAGGTTTGGGCAATAGAAATCAAGCGGACATTGAGCCCCAAACTTTCCAAGGGTTTTTTAAATGCCGTGGAAGACATTCAAGCAAGCCATAAATATTTCGTATATGCAGGCAAAGACACCTTTCCTATGGGATCAGGTACTTTCGCAATTGGCTTAATAGATATAATGTTGAAACTTAAAGCGAGTTAA
- the pyrF gene encoding orotidine-5'-phosphate decarboxylase translates to MTRAELFSQIKKKSSFLCVGLDADIDKIPTHLKGEKDPIYSFCREIIEETADYAVAYKPNIAFFEALGPQGWETLQKVLEIIPQEIFTIADAKRGDIGNTSKLYAKAFFEKMDFDSVTVAPYMGADSVTPFLEFADKWVILLALTSNIGSMDFQLIKDEKGKPLYQTVLEKSQDWGTPENLMYVVGATRGELIAEVRQAVPDHFFLVPGVGAQGGSLAEVAKYGMNSSCGLLVNSSRGIIYASGDKDFAKAARNEAKKLQKEMKVLLDRHL, encoded by the coding sequence ATGACAAGAGCCGAGCTTTTCTCCCAAATCAAAAAGAAATCTTCCTTTCTATGTGTGGGCCTTGATGCTGATATAGATAAAATACCAACACACCTAAAAGGTGAAAAAGATCCTATTTATAGTTTTTGCAGGGAGATAATCGAGGAAACCGCTGATTACGCCGTTGCTTATAAACCGAACATAGCCTTCTTTGAGGCGCTTGGCCCACAGGGATGGGAGACCCTGCAAAAGGTATTGGAAATCATCCCTCAAGAGATCTTTACCATTGCAGATGCCAAGCGGGGCGATATAGGAAATACTTCCAAGCTGTATGCCAAGGCTTTCTTTGAGAAAATGGACTTTGATTCGGTGACCGTAGCGCCTTATATGGGAGCAGACAGCGTGACTCCTTTTCTGGAATTTGCCGACAAGTGGGTAATTCTCCTTGCTTTGACATCAAACATTGGCTCGATGGATTTCCAGCTGATCAAAGATGAAAAGGGCAAACCTCTCTACCAGACTGTGTTGGAAAAAAGCCAAGACTGGGGCACCCCCGAAAACCTCATGTATGTGGTGGGAGCTACACGGGGAGAATTGATCGCAGAGGTAAGGCAAGCTGTTCCAGATCATTTTTTCCTAGTTCCTGGTGTAGGAGCACAAGGTGGAAGTCTAGCAGAAGTGGCCAAATACGGCATGAATTCCAGTTGCGGGCTTTTGGTGAATTCCAGCCGTGGGATTATTTATGCTTCAGGAGATAAAGACTTTGCCAAAGCAGCACGGAACGAAGCAAAAAAACTCCAGAAAGAGATGAAGGTACTACTGGACAGACACCTCTGA
- a CDS encoding glycosyltransferase family 39 protein, giving the protein MSISTSDSYHISPWVIMLAFAVLVGPFALSFHMHYPDEMYYTDAAVKMLQNGDYLTTYLGSGELRFKKPIGTYWTVLAGFKLFGVTPFASRFFFLIAGALTIGFTYWTARVLFDDRKIAGLSALIMASNPVLIFSATRSIPDVLLVLTMTASAVGFAGLIRFGDATPKKYLWILYISLALAFEVKGLPAAALGGFGLIYLLFNPWKKISFKTILHLPSILVALFIALFWFAAMWKIHGPTYLDSFLEDQVGTRVASRYLLISQNGFLAVGILLLIFAPWVIFAFSSVKKTVVNLRKEDPVFFWFAILWGLAILAMGAMTSKFYERYLLPVAPVLSILLACILVRSGFESKRIALKIASWFFLAVNSIVWLFCLWLNINLGAPFLIYAQLLIGLLILLYLGRITISARKLPKAISYGFMLLFFMISIGTFQISLPDQGQQVKAFAAEENIDPAKKIGFLGNLHTSSKIRIGLGAGYDMVDLPHYGSRNELTNYDRLIIEDKYLDSIDTSGYEMKAASLNWASRAIPDLLKNAGNADFKQILEEKGQKYYWLERIPE; this is encoded by the coding sequence ATGTCTATTTCCACCTCGGATTCCTATCATATCAGCCCTTGGGTAATCATGCTGGCATTTGCAGTTTTGGTTGGGCCATTTGCGTTGAGCTTCCATATGCATTACCCAGATGAGATGTATTACACTGATGCTGCAGTGAAAATGCTTCAAAACGGGGATTATCTGACTACCTATTTGGGAAGTGGTGAGCTGAGATTTAAGAAGCCTATAGGGACTTACTGGACAGTATTGGCTGGTTTCAAGCTATTTGGAGTTACTCCTTTTGCTTCCAGGTTTTTCTTTCTGATTGCAGGAGCCTTGACTATTGGATTTACTTACTGGACAGCCAGGGTTTTATTTGATGACAGGAAAATAGCCGGTCTTTCCGCTCTGATCATGGCATCGAATCCTGTGTTGATCTTTAGTGCCACCAGATCCATTCCGGATGTATTGTTAGTACTGACCATGACAGCAAGTGCTGTGGGTTTTGCCGGTTTGATCCGCTTTGGAGATGCTACTCCAAAAAAATATCTTTGGATTCTGTATATCAGCTTAGCCTTGGCATTTGAGGTGAAGGGGCTTCCGGCAGCGGCATTAGGAGGATTTGGATTGATTTATCTGTTGTTCAATCCCTGGAAGAAGATTTCTTTCAAAACCATTCTGCACTTACCATCTATTCTTGTTGCGTTATTCATTGCTTTGTTCTGGTTTGCAGCCATGTGGAAGATTCATGGACCTACTTATTTAGATAGCTTTTTGGAAGACCAGGTGGGTACCCGGGTAGCCTCCCGTTACTTACTTATCAGCCAAAATGGATTTCTTGCCGTAGGTATTCTACTTCTGATTTTCGCCCCTTGGGTTATTTTTGCCTTTTCTTCAGTCAAAAAAACAGTTGTTAACCTGAGAAAAGAAGATCCTGTCTTCTTTTGGTTTGCCATCCTATGGGGCTTGGCTATTCTGGCTATGGGGGCAATGACCAGCAAATTTTATGAGCGATACCTGTTACCTGTAGCTCCGGTCTTGTCCATTTTATTAGCATGTATTCTTGTCAGGTCGGGTTTTGAAAGCAAGAGAATTGCCTTGAAAATAGCCTCTTGGTTTTTCCTTGCAGTGAATTCGATTGTGTGGTTGTTTTGCCTATGGCTCAATATAAACCTGGGTGCGCCTTTTTTAATTTACGCGCAGCTGCTGATAGGGCTTTTGATTCTGCTCTATTTGGGGCGCATTACCATTTCAGCTCGCAAATTACCCAAGGCTATTTCCTATGGCTTTATGCTTCTTTTCTTCATGATCTCTATTGGAACTTTTCAGATTTCACTGCCAGATCAGGGGCAGCAGGTAAAGGCTTTTGCAGCTGAAGAGAATATTGACCCTGCAAAAAAAATCGGGTTCCTAGGAAATCTGCATACCAGCAGCAAAATCAGAATTGGCTTGGGTGCCGGATATGACATGGTAGACCTGCCTCACTATGGATCTAGGAATGAACTGACAAATTATGACCGATTGATCATAGAAGACAAGTACCTGGATTCCATAGATACTTCTGGATATGAAATGAAGGCTGCATCCCTAAATTGGGCTTCAAGAGCAATTCCCGATCTGTTAAAAAACGCAGGAAATGCAGATTTCAAACAGATTCTAGAGGAGAAGGGGCAGAAATATTATTGGCTGGAAAGAATACCAGAGTAA
- a CDS encoding DUF2851 family protein — MIFKEDFLQLVWKFQYFTKANLHTTCGDELKIIQVGFHNHSEGPDFRDAVVVIDGVTLHGHVEVHRLASEWKQHAHGGDPAYNSVVLHVVWENDQEVQRNDGTTMPTLELKGLIFLDIWRNYEQMLDYKADLPCAHGLQEAPEIVRFSALEKALVERLHEKSSLILGTLKETTDDWEETAYRWLFTCFGFKSNSQAMGELAASVPYKILLKHRDQLPVLEAILLGQSGLLPRESEEPYVQYLIREYDFYRKKYGWDSSLKRIHWTFMGVRPSNFPTIRIAQLAAVLSNAPNLLQSVMQESRDFAAFKRLFKIKPSEYWQHHYSFGKPSERRASNGISSTVLELLVINYVIPLWFAYGRYFEEPEWQERCFDLLQEVSAENNHIVRKFQSSGWNALNSFDSQGMIGLFKNYCQPKKCLQCKIAQSLIKAESK, encoded by the coding sequence ATGATATTCAAAGAGGATTTTTTACAGCTAGTGTGGAAATTCCAGTATTTCACCAAGGCAAACCTTCACACCACATGCGGTGATGAACTTAAAATCATACAGGTTGGCTTCCATAATCACAGTGAGGGCCCGGATTTCCGGGATGCCGTCGTCGTCATCGACGGAGTGACTTTACATGGACATGTAGAGGTTCATCGTCTGGCCAGTGAATGGAAGCAGCATGCGCATGGAGGAGATCCTGCCTACAATTCTGTGGTACTTCATGTAGTCTGGGAAAATGACCAGGAGGTCCAACGAAATGACGGAACCACTATGCCCACGCTCGAGCTCAAGGGACTTATATTTTTGGATATATGGAGAAATTATGAGCAGATGCTTGATTACAAAGCAGATTTGCCCTGTGCCCATGGGCTGCAGGAGGCACCGGAGATCGTAAGATTTTCAGCCTTGGAAAAAGCCTTGGTCGAAAGGCTTCATGAAAAGTCATCTCTTATTTTGGGGACACTCAAAGAAACTACAGATGACTGGGAAGAGACAGCATATCGCTGGCTTTTCACCTGCTTTGGCTTTAAATCCAACAGCCAGGCTATGGGTGAACTGGCAGCCTCAGTCCCCTATAAAATACTCCTGAAACACCGTGACCAACTACCCGTGCTAGAAGCAATACTGTTGGGGCAATCCGGACTTTTACCTAGAGAGTCCGAAGAACCTTATGTTCAGTACCTGATCCGTGAGTATGATTTTTACAGGAAAAAATATGGATGGGACTCTTCTTTGAAGCGCATTCACTGGACATTTATGGGCGTAAGGCCAAGTAATTTCCCCACTATCCGAATCGCCCAGCTAGCGGCCGTACTATCCAATGCTCCTAACCTACTTCAGTCAGTAATGCAGGAATCCAGGGATTTCGCAGCATTCAAAAGACTTTTCAAAATAAAGCCCAGTGAGTATTGGCAACATCATTACAGCTTTGGGAAACCCTCCGAAAGACGGGCCAGTAACGGTATTTCAAGCACAGTTTTGGAGTTATTGGTCATTAATTACGTGATCCCTTTATGGTTCGCTTATGGGCGCTACTTCGAGGAGCCAGAATGGCAGGAGCGTTGTTTTGATCTCCTGCAGGAGGTGTCTGCGGAAAACAATCATATCGTCAGAAAATTCCAATCCAGTGGCTGGAATGCGCTCAACAGCTTTGATAGCCAGGGGATGATCGGTTTATTCAAAAACTACTGCCAGCCTAAGAAATGTCTGCAATGCAAAATAGCCCAATCGCTTATTAAAGCTGAATCCAAATGA
- a CDS encoding acetyltransferase yields the protein MEKPVIIFGAKGIAHPALEIFNSNNVIVYGLLDEDEKIHGTEINTVSVLGNPEDDGFLKLIGQKTEAFVAEENPKYRKFLVELLNDRRKVQPVNAIHQRSYISTDAIIGHGNFINANVNIGAGAEVGSHCIIHSSAIVEHKAKVGDFVQIGAGSVINSGVIIEEGAFIGSGATIISGVTIGKNARVGAGSVVIATVGANETVFGNPAAKVK from the coding sequence ATGGAAAAACCAGTTATAATTTTTGGAGCAAAAGGAATCGCACATCCAGCCCTCGAGATATTCAACAGCAATAATGTAATCGTTTACGGCCTGTTGGATGAGGATGAAAAGATTCATGGGACTGAGATTAACACCGTTTCAGTTCTTGGAAATCCTGAGGATGATGGATTTTTGAAACTTATCGGCCAGAAGACGGAAGCCTTTGTGGCTGAGGAGAACCCAAAGTATAGAAAGTTTCTGGTGGAGCTGCTGAACGACAGAAGAAAAGTACAGCCTGTAAATGCTATCCATCAGCGCTCTTACATATCTACAGATGCCATCATTGGGCACGGTAATTTTATCAATGCCAATGTGAATATCGGTGCCGGTGCTGAAGTCGGAAGCCACTGCATCATTCACTCCTCCGCTATAGTAGAGCACAAAGCGAAAGTAGGCGACTTCGTGCAGATCGGGGCAGGATCGGTAATCAACTCAGGTGTGATAATCGAAGAGGGCGCCTTCATAGGCTCTGGAGCTACGATCATTTCCGGGGTTACTATTGGCAAAAATGCCAGAGTCGGGGCAGGTTCTGTGGTGATTGCTACGGTAGGAGCCAATGAGACAGTATTTGGAAATCCTGCAGCAAAAGTTAAATAG
- a CDS encoding lysylphosphatidylglycerol synthase transmembrane domain-containing protein gives MSANLKPGIKKKLTTALKVVLTGLALYLVFRKIDTAQLWQITKTIHWIWLIPAILTFALSKLFTAFRLNLYFKNIQLFISEKLNIKLYLIGMFYNLFLPGGIGGDGYKVYLLNKHYQTPVKPLVQASLLDRLGGLVAIVFLLLVLVLPADLLLPYGSSVSWDLLIGIAALLVFPVFWLIQKLMFKAFLPSFWKANGWSMAGQLTQLVCAWFILKSLGVTENFLAYQLVFLLSSIVAVLPLTIGGVGARELVFVYAHTYAGIDEAIAVAFSLIFFLITAAVSLIGSSVSVNFDKNR, from the coding sequence ATGTCGGCAAACCTAAAGCCTGGTATAAAGAAGAAATTAACCACTGCTTTAAAAGTGGTGCTGACCGGCTTGGCGCTTTATCTGGTTTTTCGCAAAATCGATACAGCACAACTCTGGCAAATCACCAAGACCATTCACTGGATCTGGTTGATTCCCGCTATTCTCACTTTTGCGTTGAGTAAGCTGTTTACGGCATTTCGCCTGAACCTATATTTCAAAAACATCCAACTCTTCATATCGGAGAAACTTAACATCAAGCTTTATCTGATTGGGATGTTCTATAATCTATTTCTACCCGGAGGAATCGGCGGAGATGGCTATAAAGTGTATTTGCTGAACAAACATTACCAGACTCCCGTCAAGCCGCTGGTACAGGCTTCTCTTTTGGATCGATTGGGGGGATTGGTGGCAATTGTTTTTTTATTGCTGGTATTGGTTCTTCCTGCGGATTTGCTTCTGCCTTATGGTTCATCGGTTTCTTGGGATCTGCTGATCGGGATAGCTGCTTTACTCGTGTTTCCTGTTTTTTGGTTGATACAAAAATTGATGTTCAAGGCATTTCTGCCTTCTTTTTGGAAAGCGAACGGCTGGTCTATGGCCGGTCAGCTGACTCAGTTGGTATGTGCTTGGTTTATTCTAAAAAGCCTTGGTGTTACGGAAAATTTCCTTGCCTATCAGCTGGTTTTTCTTCTTTCCTCCATAGTGGCCGTGTTGCCTTTGACCATAGGAGGTGTGGGTGCAAGGGAATTGGTATTCGTCTATGCCCACACCTATGCCGGAATTGACGAGGCCATAGCGGTAGCTTTCAGTTTGATTTTTTTCCTGATAACCGCAGCGGTTTCTCTGATAGGATCCAGTGTATCAGTTAATTTTGATAAAAACAGATAA